A genomic segment from Kyrpidia tusciae DSM 2912 encodes:
- a CDS encoding ABC transporter ATP-binding protein: MLSLRYYTAPDWGEGKGGRGFRDVPWRRIAGYFRPYALPLAGVIGSIVLGSLLGLVQPLLIRGIIDRAIPRRDMVLLSELAGLIVATALASAAVGVLQGYLNARIGQGVMFDLRNQMYRHLVRMPLQFFTNTKTGEIMSRVNNDVNSLQMVVSDTVANSLRNVISVVITVATMFALNWQLALLSLVILPLFIVPTRRVGRMNYDLRKRSQEKLADLSALMQETLGVSGILLVKTFNKERSEVERFEAKNRELMEAQMRQSLVGRWFFMMLTTISTAGPAIIYWYGGRLVMGDAMTLGTVVAFTAYLGQLYGPVSALANIHVNVMGSAALFSRLFEYLDKPVEIEDRPGAVDVGRVRGQIQFENVYFRYRPGGEWVLRGIDLTIEPGQLVALVGPSGAGKTTLSYLIPRLYDPEVGRVTLDGHDLRDVTLSSLHGQIGVVTQETFLFHASLRDNLLYAKPDATEEEMEVAAKAAYIHDMIQGLPDGYDTVVGERGYKLSGGEKQRIALARVILKNPRILILDEATSALDSHSERYIQAALQPLFQGRTSIVIAHRLSTILRADQIVVIDGGRVVEKGTHRELLARGGLYARLYAEQFADQEVGRPGDGQGALGRDLNVAGGGRG; the protein is encoded by the coding sequence GTGTTGTCGTTGCGTTATTACACGGCACCGGACTGGGGGGAGGGAAAAGGGGGGCGGGGATTTCGAGATGTGCCCTGGCGGCGGATTGCCGGGTATTTTCGGCCGTATGCCCTCCCGCTCGCCGGGGTGATCGGCTCCATCGTCCTGGGCAGCCTCCTCGGACTGGTCCAGCCTTTATTGATTCGGGGAATCATCGACCGGGCGATTCCCCGGCGTGATATGGTCCTCCTCAGTGAGTTGGCCGGGCTGATCGTGGCCACCGCCCTGGCGTCGGCGGCGGTGGGCGTGCTTCAGGGTTATTTGAACGCACGCATTGGCCAAGGCGTGATGTTCGACCTGCGCAACCAAATGTATCGACACCTGGTCCGCATGCCTCTGCAATTTTTCACCAATACAAAAACCGGGGAGATCATGTCCCGGGTCAACAACGATGTAAACAGTCTCCAAATGGTGGTCAGCGACACCGTGGCCAACTCTCTGCGCAATGTCATCAGCGTGGTCATCACCGTGGCGACGATGTTTGCCCTCAACTGGCAATTGGCCCTGTTGTCGCTGGTGATCCTGCCCCTTTTTATTGTTCCTACCCGCCGAGTGGGGCGGATGAATTACGACCTGCGAAAGCGAAGTCAGGAGAAGTTGGCCGATCTCAGCGCGTTGATGCAGGAGACGCTGGGGGTCAGCGGGATACTTCTGGTGAAGACGTTTAATAAAGAGCGGAGTGAAGTGGAACGGTTTGAGGCGAAAAACCGAGAGCTCATGGAGGCGCAGATGCGCCAGAGCCTGGTGGGCCGCTGGTTTTTCATGATGCTCACCACCATCTCCACGGCGGGGCCGGCGATCATCTACTGGTATGGGGGGCGCCTGGTCATGGGGGACGCCATGACCCTGGGCACGGTGGTGGCCTTTACCGCTTATTTGGGGCAACTGTACGGTCCCGTGTCCGCCTTGGCGAATATTCACGTCAATGTGATGGGGTCGGCGGCGCTGTTCAGCCGACTGTTCGAGTATCTGGATAAACCCGTGGAGATTGAGGACCGTCCCGGGGCGGTGGATGTGGGGCGGGTTCGGGGCCAGATCCAGTTTGAAAATGTATATTTTCGCTACCGGCCTGGAGGGGAGTGGGTGTTGCGGGGGATCGACCTGACCATCGAACCCGGGCAGTTGGTGGCCTTGGTGGGGCCGAGCGGGGCGGGGAAGACGACCCTGAGTTATTTGATTCCCCGGTTGTACGACCCCGAGGTGGGCCGGGTGACGTTGGATGGGCACGACCTTCGGGACGTGACATTATCGTCGCTGCACGGGCAGATTGGCGTGGTCACCCAGGAGACATTTTTATTCCACGCCTCGCTCCGGGACAATCTTCTCTACGCCAAGCCCGACGCCACCGAGGAGGAAATGGAGGTGGCGGCGAAAGCGGCTTACATCCACGACATGATCCAGGGGCTGCCGGACGGGTACGATACGGTAGTGGGGGAGCGGGGGTATAAGCTTTCCGGGGGCGAAAAGCAGCGCATCGCCCTGGCCCGGGTGATTCTCAAAAATCCCCGGATCTTGATCTTGGATGAGGCGACCTCGGCCCTGGATTCCCACTCCGAGCGCTATATCCAAGCCGCCCTTCAGCCCCTTTTCCAGGGGAGAACGTCCATTGTCATCGCCCATCGGCTGTCGACGATCCTGCGAGCGGACCAAATTGTGGTGATCGACGGCGGCCGGGTGGTGGAGAAGGGCACGCATCGGGAGCTGTTGGCCCGGGGTGGGTTGTACGCCCGGCTGTACGCCGAACAGTTTGCCGATCAGGAGGTGGGGCGGCCGGGGGATGGGCAAGGCGCGCTTGGGCGGGATCTGAACGTCGCCGGAGGCGGGCGAGGCTGA